GTTAATACAGTATTTTATCTACCTACTGGTAGGTAGTTTATATTGTTTAATTGATAATAAGTCAACTTTTAAGATCAATAATATGTGAAAATAGCGTTCAGCCATTATTGCTTAGTGAACATGATCGGCCGGTTGTTATTTGTAGAACACTGATAGGAAATACGTTAATGACTAAAAAAGAAGCGCTCTTAAAAGCCGCTGAATTCAAAGTTCGGCTTGGGGGTTATAGCAACTTTAGCTTTAGAGAACTGGCCAATGAAGTGGGAATGAAAAGTGCGAGTGTGCACTATCATTTTCCCACTAAAGCAGACTTAGGAGCTGAGCTTGCCCATCAATACACTGATAATTTTTTGGCTGCATTAGGCGATCCTGTGAGTATTCATGCCACTGGTAAAAATCCAATAGACGTATATACCCAGCTTTTTAGAAGCTCTTTATTGAATGACGACAAAATGTGTTTATGTGGCTTGTTAGGGGCACAAAGTGAAAGCCTACCAGATAAGGTACGCCTTGAAGTAAAACGTTTTTTTAATGAAAATTTAGCCTGGTTAAATGCAGCACATACTGTTAACGGTGAAAAGGATCCAGTCCACGCCGCTATTGTTACTGTCAGTTTGTTAGAAGGCGC
The sequence above is a segment of the Paraglaciecola sp. L3A3 genome. Coding sequences within it:
- a CDS encoding TetR/AcrR family transcriptional regulator, which codes for MTKKEALLKAAEFKVRLGGYSNFSFRELANEVGMKSASVHYHFPTKADLGAELAHQYTDNFLAALGDPVSIHATGKNPIDVYTQLFRSSLLNDDKMCLCGLLGAQSESLPDKVRLEVKRFFNENLAWLNAAHTVNGEKDPVHAAIVTVSLLEGAMMISKALNDHSYFESVTQ